Within Anopheles ziemanni chromosome 2, idAnoZiCoDA_A2_x.2, whole genome shotgun sequence, the genomic segment AACCACGACGCCATAGTGTCGCCACCCCTCATCATCGCAAACGAGCTGGATTTTCGGCCACATTGCCATTGTCTCACAGAATgtgtcacatttttttttccccaccatttgaaacatttcgaCCCCATTCCATTTTCCAGATAGGTTCCCCCGGCCCCCCGTCTCAGCTGCCTGTATGGCTATTTATTGCAGTGTATAgggtaataaaaacaaattcttcaaTGAATATTAATACACTTTGACGTTGTGCGCAGTATTCAAATGGTaccgaaaacgaacgaaccctTTCACCTTTTGctcaactttaaaaacattctggTACTGCGACACATTTCTTGGATGCCGTTAACTTCTATCAGCCTTGCGTACCATTCGGTAACACCTAAGCGTTAGTGGACCTATTTAGAAAAATTGTTGATTACCCTTTTATTATGCTCAAATTTTCCAAATGCCTATGGCATAGCTTTCGTGTTTGgctacattttgtttttttcccgaaTCGTGCGATTTTCTCttggttcttccaagcaatggCGGTGTTGTAACCCGTTAAGTGAACGCTTTGAAGTTTAAGTAAATATTGATTGTAAACACCGTTTCAATTTCACTCAGATCAAGGTTCGACGAGCACCATTGTGTTCCGACGCAATCCGAACTGAAGATAGTCAAATCTGCGTTCGGTTGTAAATGTGGCGCTTGTTAGCATCAAGCAGTATTTGCAACGTTCCCGTGGTCGTTTAATGATTTATCATCATTTGTGCGACCCAAATGACCCAGTTCCGATTGCCCGCGCGTTGATCCAATGGGGCATAGTTCGGTCAGTTTGGACCGAACTTACACTATTCCTGCAACCTCCAACAGCCTTCACCGAGTTCATTGGGGGAACCCCAAGCCTCTCGAGCAGGCAGCCAGCACAAACATTGCGACGCACCGCGCGGAGCCCTTATCAAAACATGCTTCTTCCAAATGTTTAGCGCCTATTCATTCGCCGAGCCATTCGGACGCAAAGTAGCGAACCgagcgatcgcgatcgcgcaACACTTTGATCCCGCACCGCTGACGGCTAGAGCGTGGCAATCGGTTTTTGGGAAGCATAACAACTCGGGCGGTGCACCCAATCGTCCAATTAAGTCTAAACAGCGCTGCCTCTCGCCAAGTACTTTTTTCCGTAGCGAACGAATTCAAACTTTTTGGGTAAAACCTTCAACCAAgtaccatccatccatccatccatccatccatccacgtCGGCCCAGGCCGCGCTAGCCACAAAGCAACATAAACTGGGGATGCATTGGACGAGCGTTCACGAAAAACCACGAAAAACTGATTCGTTTTTTCCCTCTGCACATCATCTACCGCCCTCTGCTCGGGGGGTTTTTCTATGCTCCAACATTCCTAGACCGAGCAGTCCCGATCAGGCAGGTTAGGTGGACAATGAGCTTAGTTGAGATGAAAatggggaggaaaataaaaatgcccgATTTCCTCACCAGCGATCAGCATTCTCACAGTTTATTCGGGGATGgggttttcggtttgtttctttcacaTTTGATTCCTCGGCTTATCGCGGAAAAGCGCTGGTCGGTTTCCTCACAATCGTTTTTCTTAATTGCATTTTACCAAAAATGTTGTTCAAACCCAGTGCAAAGGCCCAGATCCTACTCCTGTAGCTCCGGTAGCTCATTATCGGTTGGTTTGACTGAATGCATGGGAGCAGAAGACGGTaggaaaggaggaaaatgaaacgcGGTGCAAGCCTCTGTGAGATTAGATACTCCGGTGATCTGGAGGAATGTGATGCCTCTGGGCTTCGTGACCGTGGCCCGTACTGTTTAGGTGCAATTGGTTCAGTGGAGTTCAGTAGTACACAGAAATGGAGCTGATGACGAGGTGCATCGGTGTTGCACAAGCCACGCACAACCGTTGGTAGAGGATAGGGCAATATCTtggcaggaaaaacaacacgcaAATGATTTCGGTTTAACGTCTTTCGGTTCTCTCGTTTAGTGATGGCCCGTTTCAAACCGTGCACAAGTACATGTGCCATCAGGAGCTTTGCTTTTCGTGTTGGCTAATGGCAGTGGGAGGCCAATTTACACCTTATCTTAATTAGGGTTGAGCGGATCGTTTCAGGCAGCACCACGTGCGCACCATTTAATGAACCAATTGCCGGTTTTTTGCCTCAGTATTAGCTCTGCAAACTTGCCTTGCCCATGTACCTTTGGGGTGTAGGTTTCACCCTTCATAGGCCGCTCAGGATCAAACGATCATGTTTGGTGATTATTCCAGACCAAACAGATTACTCTATCGATCTTCCCTTTGGTACAAAGGGTAGGTAAAAAGATGAGCTGGCACGTATCGTTTAGGAGTAGACCTCTTCTAAGGTTCCCCGCCAGACGACATTACATAACAGCACGTCGAAGCATCGTAATCGAGCGCAAATCCTCTCGACATGCGGTTTATTTCGCCTTGCCCGTACCTCTATGTTGGGGATCCTCTTGGCTGTGGACCAATTGTGCTTTCAGCTAACCATTTGGACCCTTCATAAATCTTGTCAAATCGCTTTCGGTGAAGCTCCACTAACGTTTATTGTATACGGTGCTCGTTCTCCTTTCATCCCATACTCTCGGTCATATTTACATCTTCGCCAGCGTTCGAgtggttttgaatgaaaatgcggTACACCACTGAAGAGAGAAGACCATCCTCCGTCGGTGGTGATTAGGATAAAGTCGTTGATgggtgtcgtcgtcgtcgtcgcttcATCTTTGCTGAAAGATAACCAAAGGCACTAAGCGGGCCCGGGAGGTACTATGGAAAATGCGTGTGAAAACATCGAGAACCGTATAACCGTCTATCTATGGAGGTGGGAGATGTCTGAGGGAAAGTTACAAACAGGTCTATCGAGCATCGAGTGGTCGGACCCCACAGGAGGAGTTGCATCGTGCTAAGTATTTATTGATTAAGTTGTCCAGTTGATCGGGGAGTCGTCGGAGGAGTTCATCAAGCGAGTGCAGCGATCTTTAACCCACCTCAAGAGATACTCTCGGTTGGCTCATTATGGAAAATTACCTTtcaggagggggagggaactTCTGGGCATTCCCATACATTCCGCCGTTAATCAGTAAAAGCAAATATCAGATGGCGCCAGTAAAGCGTAGTATTATTcgtgtatttttgtatttccCATTTTGCGTTATGTACTCATGTTAATGATATGTTAGTTGAACGTGATTATTTAAATgtcaataaaacgaaaaaatctcACATTTGAGTCTGTGTTTCGCATTTTCTTCAACCTTCGTCGACGGAAGCCGAAAGGGTGCCCGGGGTGGCGCGAGCCACCGATGTTTACACGATCGTGCACAAATTTCCCGTATTGCATCACACCCACCGCGATGTGGAGAGGTTTTATATCGCGTCCACCTGCTCGATGAGTTTGAGTTTTCCCTCCCTAGTCGCGGTCGTTTCGAGTATGCAGAAGTGTTAAACATTTGACTCCTTTCACAAATATTCACGAGCTCAAATGGCACCAAatcggtgtgtttgtttggattGAAGTTCGCGCTGTTGTTTTCGCTGgctttctttctccttccTTCGGTTGGCCCGCAGCATCCAAGCAGGAAGCATCGACCGAAGCGAGTGTTTTCTTTCGTATCACGCGAGCTCCTTAAGGCACGATTTGACAAGATGGTTGGTACCACGAAGATGGTGACGATAGCGTTGGCGACAATACCGTTTCGTTGGACGGTAACCACCACGGGCTGCTACCGGAGTTTGTTGATGgggaaaatatggaaaattcCTCACGTTTGGAGCGTTTcagcgagagagaaaaatcgTGCCAGTAGCGAAATGAACAATTCCCCCAGGGGGCATTGAGGTGGAGGACCAATTATCGACTGAATGTACGTAGATTTGTATCGAAAATTATCGTGTGATCAATcattaaatgattttattatatAAATGCTTTTGTTATTAAACAGTCTCAACAATGGATGTTTTGTTGCAAGGTTTCCAAAAGGCGTTGTTATTATAACGAAAGTTTCGCAATATCCCACTAGAACCTGAATTCATTTCTAGTTTTAAATTCGAAACGCTAGTTTGTGATCTTACGATTAGAAACACCCTCGTTGGGTTCAGCTTGTGCCGgtcaaaacaaaacggtttCTGTTTTACTGCGGATCCATCATTTCACAACGGGCGGTCGTCCTAAAGATGCAACACACGGATAGAGATTATGTTCTTCGCGGAGTCGCTGGTGAGAGTTTGCAATGGAGTATGTACGTAGGTGAAGCAATCGTTCGCCGGCAGATGAATAGGAATGTACATTGCTGGCCTGCCCTGTACGCAGCTGCGCACATGTCGGCTGAATATGCTCCGGTGTAGGATCAAATTAGCTGAAGGCCATCCGATTGAGGGCGTCGAAGAGCCACCCCATGGGGGTTAAAGGTTCGCGTAATGAGCTACGTGCAGGCGTGCGATTCCTGTCATCAACTCGagaggaatggaaaaaaaggttggGCGATTGATTGGCCCTGTAATTGCTGGATTGCACAATCGTGTTTTTCGTCTACCGTGAGATTCTTTTGTAGAAATTTTGGGAAGCGTAAATTAGTTGTGGATTGTAGCTAAATTGTCGACTATAGTTCTTTGGAAAATTTTAGAGacttaaaatcaaaataaatattgaaagCCTCAAATACGCACCAATCACTTGTTAAATTAACTAAACTCTGTTGTAGTAGTGAAAACTCTCAACTCTATTTCATccgatgtttatttttcgagGTCATCAACCTCGAACCGATGCATAAAATGACCCACTGACCGATTTGGCGGTCAATGTCAAACGCAGTGTCAGTATCCTCCGATCGCAGAATCGAATGGAAGTGTAATGCCGATTGCCTACCGAAAGgcgtaaaatttaaaacagacgAAGCAAATCAACCCAGCATTGAATCACAGTAATCCCCACATAAATGCAGTGTTGCATAAGCATGTTTGAGAAAATGTATATTTCTGTGTTATGAAAGTGAGCCTAGTTCTCTTTACTCACAACATCTACTTGAAAAACAACTTGAAATCAATGTTTGAAACTAAAAGATATGTTCAACTCATTGAACTTTACACTGTAAGTGTTTAATCTGAtgctatttatatttattgtgTGATCTagttgataaaatttaatgaTTAACCAAATTTTACAGTAATAATTTTAAGAGAATCTTGACATTCTCCGGTGTAATTTGATATTGGCTTTTATCTATGAATAGTTTATAGACCATGAAACAATTCGTAGAGTatgattaaaaggaaaaggtaggatatgtttttatttcttctgtgCTTGCTTAATACCTAAGGGGTACAGATTGTGTGATTGTATGACGGTTACTTCAACTACCGTAAACTTCTTCTCCTTCCTCTAAATCCCCTAATGCAATAGATACATTGCAATTAAAAGGGGTAGTTTTCGGAATTCGCACACAGAAAATTTATTCGCAGTTACGCGACAATCATTGATCACAGCGAGATTAATGTTGGCTACAATAACCTAACCAAATTAGTGCCATGTGGATGTTGTGGGAACCGAACTGGGGAGAAAACGCTAAAGCGGAAGCCTTTGCCAAAGGATGGAGTAGTATTAGAAGCGATTAAGAAAATACACGATCGTCTTAGCCAAACACGTCCAGCGTGGAGGAATAAACCACCGACTGGCTTGTGTTCGGCTAGATTCGGACGGTCGACTGTTTTGGTAACTGTATTCCACCATTCCCGGCGTGACGAGAGTCAAACTATCGCTGCTCGGTTGCTTAAAATTAGTGGCCATAGTGGCTTAACTAAGGAGAGGGGAATTGTGGCTGTCCTGTCGAACAGCGGAATAATACTAAGCAAAACAACGTGTAACAAACATTCACTAATTTAATCTATCGGAGAGTCCCTAGGATCTGCTGTGCTAGTGGGAGGGATGAACTTTTGTTCGTTAGAGAGAAGGATGCTACGTTTGAAATCTTAATCAACTTCCAGCTTCCGGAAGCTTCCGATAACACCGCTCGCAATGTCCGCGTCCGTGCTGTCCGCCCACGGGATGGTACTCTTGTTGATCTCGATCTCCATCTCGTCCAGCGCCAGGACTACGTCACGGCGTTCTTTCAGCTGCTTCTTGAACTGCGCGATGCATTCCGCCATCGGCACGGTACCACCATACTCCTTTGGGAGCAGCTTCGGGTTAATCTTGACCTTCAGCTCTTCCCAACCCTTGTGTACAAACACGCGATTCCGCAGCTTCTCGCTCAGCACGGAGAGAATAAACTCGGACAGCTTGTTCGCGAACGAGGGCAGATTGACGAAGTGGTTCTCCTTCTGGCGCATCGGCAGCGAGTTCTGCACGCAATGGGCCAGATTGCGAATGTCGGTGAACGACCAGATGCCGAGGAACCCGATGTTCAGCTCCGAGTCGTCGGTCACGTGCACGTAGCCCGAGATCTGCGACTCCTCCTCGTCCTGCAACGCCTCCAGCACCATCGAGTGTATCTTGATGAGCTGCGCCGACGTGAACCGGCTCGTGTCGAACTTCCCGGCGTTGGAGAAGATGATCTTGCGGCCCTGCTCGTCGCGCTCGGGCAGCGGAAACAGGTAGCCACTGTCGATGATCGCCTCCAGATCCGGATCGTTGATGTCCAGCTTGAAGAACCAGTGCGGGTACACCTGCCGAATGGTGAGATACTTCTCGAACATCTCCGTCGCGGCAGGGATCGAGAACTTTTTCGTGCGCAGAAAACGCAACAGAAATGGCGCATCCGTGCGGCACCGACGGATTAGCGGATGTTTGGCAATCCACTCGCGGAACTGCTTCAAAGCGTTCTCACGCATCTCCTCGTCCTCGCGCAGCTCGTCCTGGGCCATAATTTTGTACTTATCCGACAGGTTGAAGGTGTAGGGAGCATAGCTTTCCGGGGCTTTGTTGAGGTCAATGGGAGTGGTCActgaaaggtaaacaaaacaaaaacattaatcaataaataaatcgaacTCACTAATTGAAATGTACAACAATTCGGCACGTCCTTACTGCTTTCCCCAATTTAGTCACACACCGCGCAATAGATGCACTCGTGGCGAGTTCCTATAACCTTCAAGTAACGCTTTTAGCCTATAAAACTTTCACCCCACACGCGTTTCGGTTTCTTCTTGTCCCTTACCAGTGGTCCGCGTTTGGCTACATAAATACTTTCAACCCATTTACGATGCGCACAATTGCTCGTTTGTTTGCCCGGAACGTACATGGTCAGGGTGAGACTCATAAGCATGGGATCGCTAATTATAGAATCATCGAACGATCGGACAGCTTGCATCCGCTATCGGTTTCATTTCGTAATCATCTGGTGAGGTGACTACTAAAGAAGAGTCGCGAGCTCTTCTTCGTATCGGTTTTTCCGATAAGATCACCGATTGGGTAATACGTTGGCGTAGATCATAATTCGAGAGGTGGTGTGAAATGACATTCAAAAGTAAAGCAGCCAATCCAAGAGCTTAAAGGAATATACTTTCACTTGTAGAACGTTCGGTTGTGGTCAAATGCAGATCAGACTAGGTGGTTCTATATCCCAACAACATGGCTTCGCACCAAATGAGAGTTAAAATTTTTCGGTCATGGCTACCGGCTTGCCTAACGCTTGACTTATCTGGCGCAAACGGTTTTCGCGACGGATTTCAGCACGATGGCGACGCATGATGGCGAGAAGGGCTCCAATTGACACACATCATGCCGCTGTTACGTCAGTCATCGCTCGTAGCTTATGGCGAACTGGACCGTTAGGCAGCATGGACCGGTTTGGTGCGGGCGGTGATAGCGTGTTGTTGGTGAtgattgtgtgtgagtgtttgctCATACCCACGCGAGATGATACTTTGGATCGGAGCATATTTAAACGTTCCAGAAGAAGCGCGCCGCGGTTATGTGAGCTTTCAAAAGCTAACGACTTTCTTTTTCATCAGCAAGTTTTTCATAGAGTTGGAAGgtacattcaaaaaacgtcttggtttctttgtgtgtgtgcatcgTCCTTCTCCATTGTATGGAATCGGATAGTGTCGTACCACTCATCCCATATTTTTATTCGAAGGTAATAAAGCTGTACCTCCCCAGACCGATGACTAAGAAATTGTACGGATGCTACAAAAAAACTCTTTGGTTATTTCTTGGCACGCAGAAGGTCAGCAAAAATTAGCGCAGCCGGATGGtggccaacatttttcatttcttatttttttgacTAAACTGTTATGGCACGAAATGTCGCTAGATGAATGGAACGTTTTTGTGTCGTTATAGCTCGTGACAGTGTGTTGTAACTGTTATTCAGGGTTTCTGTAGGAAAAACATAACCTACACAAGAAATTCATTCGTGATTTAAGGTACAATAATAG encodes:
- the LOC131294692 gene encoding retinaldehyde-binding protein 1-like — encoded protein: MHSPIANNFDWKEQCMMTELHRKKVTTPIDLNKAPESYAPYTFNLSDKYKIMAQDELREDEEMRENALKQFREWIAKHPLIRRCRTDAPFLLRFLRTKKFSIPAATEMFEKYLTIRQVYPHWFFKLDINDPDLEAIIDSGYLFPLPERDEQGRKIIFSNAGKFDTSRFTSAQLIKIHSMVLEALQDEEESQISGYVHVTDDSELNIGFLGIWSFTDIRNLAHCVQNSLPMRQKENHFVNLPSFANKLSEFILSVLSEKLRNRVFVHKGWEELKVKINPKLLPKEYGGTVPMAECIAQFKKQLKERRDVVLALDEMEIEINKSTIPWADSTDADIASGVIGSFRKLEVD